The following are from one region of the Carassius auratus strain Wakin chromosome 13, ASM336829v1, whole genome shotgun sequence genome:
- the dync2li1 gene encoding cytoplasmic dynein 2 light intermediate chain 1, translated as MPKISSDTLWDIAAAEVRSRESRTDEEEEDEDDAHFPTQRTVFFMGSKAGGKTTILLRFLDRDETAKPTLALEYTFGRRARGHNTPKDIAHLWELGGGMSLSDLVQIPITADNVSSLSVVLVLDLSKPNVLWETMEKLLDSARSHVEKVCASHQKTGESRSGKQRVPRVLHKDYPDRELISPFPVPLLIVGSKFDIFQDFDSEKRKVICKTLRFIAHFYGASLIFTSSKSEATMSKSRSFVNQLAFGTERPKSISTDPSKPLAVPAGFDSLSQIGPPVTSDVDIGTLHARNPIDLWKKVFERVFPPENIKERKELKDPAKDPQYSEPLIDSIRAQKDQELEQYKREQAKSWKSLALDP; from the exons ATGCCTAAAATAAG CTCGGATACTTTATGGGACATTGCTGCAGCGGAAGTGCGCAGCAGGGAGAGCAGgactgatgaagaggaggaggatgaagatgacgCGCACTTTCCCACACAGAGAACAGTCTTCTTCATGGGCAGTAAAGCAGGG GGCAAGACAACAATATTACTGCGGTTTCTTGATCG AGATGAGACAGCTAAACCTACTCTTGCACTGGAGTACACTTTTGGTAGACGTGCAAGAGGGCATAACACG CCTAAAGACATCGCTCACCTGTGGGAACTGGGAGGAGGAATGTCCTTATCAGACCTAGTGCAGATTCCCATCACGGCTGACAATGTCAG CTCTTTGTCTGTAGTTCTTGTTTTGGATCTGTCTAAACCTAATGTTCTTTGGGAGACCATGGAGAAGCTGCTTGATTCAGCTCGAAGTCATGTGGAGAAAGTGTGTGCCTCACATCAGAAGACAGGAGAATCCAGATCCGGCAAACAACGAGTCCCACGGGTCCTCCACAAGGACTATCCG GACAGAGAGCTCATAAGCCCTTTCCCCGTTCCTCTTCTCATAGTTGGAAGCAAGTTTGACATCTTTCAG GACTTTGATTCAGAGAAGAGAAAGGTGATTTGTAAGACTCTACGCTTCATAGCCCACTTCTACGGAGCCTCATTAATC TTCACCAGCAGCAAGTCTGAAGCTACAATGTCTAAAAGCAGAAGTTTTGTAAATCAGCTGGCATTTGGGACTGAAAGACC AAAGTCGATCTCTACTGACCCCAGCAAACCTCTGGCAGTACCAGCTGGCTTTGACTCCCTCAGTCAGATTG GCCCGCCTGTAACCTCCGATGTTGATATCGGGACTCTTCATGCCAGAAACCCCATAGACCTTTGGAAAAAGGTTTTTGAGAGGGTTTTCCCACCTGAG AACATCAAGGAACGTAAGGAGCTGAAAGATCCTGCCAAAGACCCCCAGTACAGTGAGCCCCTTATAGACTCTATCAGAGCTCAGAAAGACCAG gaGCTGGAGCAGTACAAGAGAGAACAAGCAAAGTCATGGAAAAGTTTGGCTCTGGATCCATAG
- the LOC113112800 gene encoding centrosomal protein of 170 kDa-like isoform X8, whose protein sequence is MAQNSIHEIPTKDTEGTGAAKSATDSAGAQANTSFTIEFDDTSPGKVTIKDHVSRSRPKKSPHIGGKDLSTLQAAIMASESKVADWLAQNDPPLVRRESTEEDSKSIKSDVPIHLKRLKGSKHEDGTQSDSENGFGLRFGSKRHAALEERLRAAGVGRVKTEGSSSVSRTSFMIEFYDEDNPRKRRSYSFSQTAPLLGGLAGEGLCPAPPSHPKVVSTAADGSKGMSSSLAAVAPTAARLLLKQRSEEPKGAQSPAATGQPSPTDEAQKQDDDQSDKGTYTIELEKSNAEEEEARRMIDKVFGVEDSQDPVCPEQQEAGGKAKDGKKLSSTLSERLVEDSVAVGSPLWVSQWASLAANQTRTDPEGSGAEPPAFVHKERDGDAFEAGISIKSTGSTTSSQAEHKRRTLPQRPTEEKIKRSEIGEKQDTEPQEKESHEDHKGDGECIGTPNNKDVVSSQSKSIQQDGKTGKHSSVRPLGSGERKASEESRRRRSEDKSKESDGERSGKPLVRQGSFTIEKPSGNVPIELIPRINRQNGGRERSDSVGSMDTATLLKDTEAVMAFLEAKLRDEKKLDPITPPACPLSPESDIDTASTVSQAAAEGDRKALQKRRSLSSLYREKSNVSTASKTTTSARERLERKTKTKTTESRSDTRRSVQTASRGRQPSQDLTDDDQTSSLPISDILSSDQEMYSSRSHTKGHFTSTDDLLQSKLDTSKSARSSKPSKTLETSAKVAGLPQPRPTRASLLRRARLGDTSDTDLADADRVSVASEVSTTSSTSKPPQGRKTQSRIDMLAQPRRTRLGSISARSDSEATVSRTTATRVSAETALRLGLRSTNQQAPDSKLTARMRANSVSKLADPKPKTTPANSTPSETQLEPESVVAEEEPMATNRWRRLPPEYASTSEDEFGSNRNPPKHIRLRPGTTLRTSRLSGPAPVTTSPGGLLLKNRMREQEEYIRDWTAHSEEIARLFPCVRRISQDLAKDLAILAREIHDVAGEIDSVSSSGTAPSTTVSTAATTPGSAIDTKEELVERVFDESLNFKKIPPVVHTKASEINGRPVELRPRAPDSVDPQAALRRRTWNRDEVRPAVLDSLLLTSVSQLSSKIRQSVDKTAGKIRILFKDKDRNWDDIERKLCEDNEVPLPKTTNKEISSILTELKRVEKQLQVINVMVDPDGTLDALTSLGLTSPTTTKPRSSPGSQSTWGPLPSNGAPQPPTTIRTSPERPSVGPNFSRSHPTREESAIASK, encoded by the exons GCAGTAAACACGAGGATGGCACGCAAAGCGATTCCGAAAATGGCTTTGGATTACGATTTGGCAGCAAACGGCATGCAGCACTGGAGGAGCGCCTGAGAGCCGCAGGAGTGGGCCGGGTCAAAACAGAGGGGTCGTCTTCTGTGAGTCGCACATCCTTCATGATCGAGTTCTATGACGAGGATAACCCTCGCAAACGGCGCTCCTACTCATTTTCACAGACCGCACCACTGCTCGGGGGCTTGGCAGGGGAGGGACTTTGCCCTGCACCACCCTCGCATCCTAAGGTCGTCTCCACGGCAGCGGACGGCAGCAAGGGCATGTCATCGTCCCTAGCGGCGGTCGCCCCAACCGCTGCTCGACTCCTGCTCAAGCAGAGATCGGAGGAGCCAAAAGGGGCGCAGAGCCCTGCCGCTACCGGTCAACCCAGTCCCACAGATGAGGCTCAGAAACAAGACGACGACCAGAGCGACAAGGGAACATACACCATTGAACTGGAAAAAAGCAAcgctgaggaagaggaggcacGCCGAATGATCGATAAG GTGTTTGGGGTGGAGGACTCTCAGGATCCTGTTTGCCCTGAGCAACAAGAAGCAGGTGGAAAAGCAAAGGATGGCAAGAAGCTCAGCTCCACTTTGTCTGAG AGACTTGTGGAGGATTCTGTTGCAGTCGGCAGCCCTCTCTGGGTTTCACAGTGGGCCAGTTTAGCTGCTAATCAAACGCGGACAGACCCAGAGGGCTCTGGGGCAGAACCACCAGCTTTTGTCCATAAAGAGCGAG ATGGTGATGCATTTGAAGCTGGCATCTCTATCAAGAGCACCGGCTCCACCACTTCCAGCCAAGCTGAGCACAAAAGAAGGACTCTTCCGCAGCGTCCCACAGAGGAAAAGATCAAGCGCTCGGAGATCGGTGAGAAACAGGACACAGAACCCCAGGAAAAAGAAAGCCACGAGGACCATAAAGGTGATGGCGAGTGCATCGGCACTCCAAACAACAAGGATGTTGTGTCTAGCCAATCCAAGAGCATCCAGCAGGACGGAAAGACAGGAAAACATTCGTCTGTGCGCCCCCTGGGAAGTGGAGAGAGGAAAGCATCAGAAGAGAGTCGCAGGAGGCGTTCAGAGGACAAGAGTAAAGAAAGTGACGGGGAGAGGTCTGGGAAGCCACTGGTGAGGCAGGGGAGTTTTACAATTGAGAAGCCCAGTGGTAATGTCCCAATAGAACTGATCCCTCGCATCAACCGGCAGAATGGAGGAAGGGAGCGAAGCGACTCGGTGGGAAGCATGGACACGGCAACTCTTCTCAAGGACACTGAAGCTGTCATGGCTTTCCTTGAGGCGAAACTCCGCGATGAAAAGAAGTTGGACCCTATAACACCCCCAGCCTGTCCTTTATCCCCCGAATCTGATATCGACACGGCCAGCACAGTCAGCCAGGCGGCAGCTGAGGGGGATCGCAAGGCGCTTCAGAAGCGTCGATCCCTCAGCAGCCTTTACAGAGAGAAGAGCAATGTGAGCACAGCATCGAAAACCACAACCAGCGCAAGGGAGCGTCTTGAGAGGAAGACAAAGACCAAGACCACAGAAAGCCGCTCGGATACTCGCCGTTCAGTACAGACAGCTTCCCGTGGCCGCCAACCATCCCAAGATCTCACTGACGACGATCAGACATCCTCGTTACCCATCTCAGACATCCTGTCCTCGGACCAGGAGATGTATTCCAGTCGCTCACACACCAAAGGTCACTTCACCTCCACTGATGACCTTTTGCAGTCCAAACTTGACACCAGCAAATCTGCAAGGTCCTCAAAGCCCAGCAAGACTTTGGAAACTAGCGCCAAGGTGGCTGGTCTTCCCCAGCCCCGACCCACGAGGGCATCCCTGTTGCGCCGGGCTCGGCTTGGAGACACGTCGGACACAGATCTGGCGGACGCGGACAGGGTCTCAGTGGCGTCTGAGGTGTCCACCACCAGTTCCACTTCCAAACCTCCGCAGGGGAGGAAGACGCAGTCACGCATCGACATGCTCGCACAACCTCGCCGCACCAGACTCGGCTCGATTTCAGCAAGGAGCGATTCGGAGGCCACGGTCAGTAGGACCACGGCGACACGTGTTTCTGCAGAGACAGCGCTACGTCTGGGACTGAGAAGCACAAATCAGCAAGCACCAGACAGCAAGCTAACTGCACGGATGAGGGCTAATAGTGTCTCCAAGCTAGCGGACCCCAAGCCGAAGACAACACCTGCCAACAGCACCCCATCAG AAACTCAACTTGAGCCTGAAAGTGTTGTCGCAGAGGAGGAGCCCATGG CCACTAACCGGTGGAGACGGCTGCCTCCTGAATATGCCTCTACCTCTGAGGATGAGTTTGGCTCTAACCGGAACCCTCCCAAACACATTCGCCTGCGGCCGGGCACCACTCTTCGCACCAGCAGGCTGAGTGGTCCCGCTCCGGTCACGACCAGCCCCGGGGGTCTCCTCCTCAAAAACAGGATGAGAGAACAGGAGGAGTACATACGGGATTGGACAGCTCACAGTGAAGAGATCGCCAG GTTATTTCCCTGTGTGCGCAGAATCAGTCAGGACCTGGCCAAGGACCTGGCCATCCTGGCACGAGAGATTCATGACGTGGCAGGTGAGATCGACTCGGTCAGTTCCTCCGGCACGGCGCCCAGCACCACGGTCAGCACAGCCGCGACCACACCGGGCTCCGCCATCGACACCAAAGAGGAG CTGGTTGAGAGAGTTTTTGATGAAAGTCTAAACTTCAAGAAGATTCCCCCTGTGGTTCATACCAAAGCCTCAGAGATCAATGGCAGACCAGTGGAGCTTCGTCCCCGGGCCCCGGACAGCGTGGACCCTCAGGCGGCCCTGCGCAGACGTACCTGGAACCGGGATGAGGTGAGACCG GCGGTGCTGGACAGTTTATTGCTGACATCGGTTTCACAACTGTCTTCTAAAATCCGACAGTCTGTAGATAAAACAGCTGGCAAAATCAG GATATTGTTCAAAGACAAAGACAGGAACTGGGATGATATTGAGAGGAAACTCTGTGAGGACAATGAAGTTCCACTTCCCAAAACTACAAACAAG GAAATTTCATCTATACTGACAGAGCTGAAGAGGGTAGAAAAACAGCTTCAGG TTATAAATGTGATGGTGGACCCTGATGGAACCCTTGACGCTCTGACCAGCCTCGGCCTGACAAGTCCAACCACCACCAAACCCAGAAGCAGTCCTGGGTCTCAGAGCACATGGGGACCTCTGCCCAGTAACGGAGCCCCTCAGCCGCCAACAACGATCAGAACCAGCCCAGAGAGACCCAGTGTAGGACCCAACTTCAGCCGCTCACACCCCACAAGAGAGGAGAGTGCCATCGCTAGCAAATAA